The following proteins come from a genomic window of Fontisubflavum oceani:
- a CDS encoding phospholipase D family protein: MKRFLLQAVNDEDHLQPAREVFGLEDLQAATISTAFMTASGLTLLQGVLEPIADRARIFVGIRNGITTVQSIQKALEIGCETYMVDTGSRQRIFHPKMYYSRSATRAKLLLGSANLTMGGLRTNIEASVMQELDPAADAAFLADLEGKLDAMIADYPDHVIRAVDDAQLADLQRAGRLRDERKAHPPEPAGSSADRALDSVPKMALRTSPVRVARPAAPPVPPVAPAAPVARERLEQVWESNGLTRRHLNIPTGANTNPTGSMLMGVGAWDGIDQRHYFRDDVFGALDWERDTEPRTAHIERAEAQMRLIVKDVDYGVRTLHLSHNTKTDTKAYEQRNSMTSLHWGDARPLVAHEDLLGRVLKLFRENEDPTRFTLEID; the protein is encoded by the coding sequence ATGAAGCGTTTTTTATTGCAAGCAGTGAATGATGAAGATCACCTTCAACCGGCGCGTGAGGTGTTTGGCCTCGAAGACTTGCAGGCGGCCACCATTAGCACTGCCTTTATGACGGCTTCCGGTTTGACACTGTTACAAGGCGTTTTGGAGCCGATTGCTGATCGGGCACGAATTTTTGTGGGTATTCGCAATGGCATAACCACGGTGCAGTCTATCCAAAAAGCGTTGGAGATCGGTTGCGAAACTTACATGGTGGATACCGGAAGCCGACAACGAATTTTCCACCCGAAGATGTATTACTCCCGCTCAGCTACCCGCGCCAAGCTGCTGCTAGGGAGTGCAAACCTGACGATGGGTGGCTTGCGCACAAACATTGAAGCCAGCGTTATGCAGGAGTTGGACCCAGCAGCCGATGCTGCCTTCCTGGCTGATTTGGAGGGCAAGCTAGATGCGATGATCGCCGACTATCCCGACCATGTAATCCGGGCGGTGGACGATGCACAGTTGGCCGACTTGCAGCGAGCAGGCCGCTTGCGGGACGAACGCAAGGCTCACCCGCCGGAGCCGGCCGGAAGCTCGGCAGACCGTGCATTGGATAGCGTGCCAAAGATGGCTTTGCGAACATCCCCTGTGCGGGTTGCGCGTCCCGCTGCGCCACCGGTGCCACCAGTCGCCCCCGCAGCACCCGTCGCCCGCGAACGTCTGGAACAGGTTTGGGAAAGCAACGGGCTTACGCGCCGCCATTTGAACATTCCAACCGGCGCAAACACCAACCCCACCGGCTCCATGCTAATGGGGGTGGGCGCGTGGGATGGCATCGACCAGCGACATTATTTCCGGGACGATGTTTTTGGTGCTCTGGATTGGGAACGTGATACCGAGCCGCGGACCGCTCACATCGAACGCGCCGAAGCGCAGATGCGCCTAATCGTGAAGGACGTGGACTATGGCGTGCGAACCTTGCACCTTTCTCACAATACGAAGACTGATACTAAGGCTTACGAACAGCGCAATAGCATGACTAGCCTCCATTGGGGCGATGCGCGCCCATTAGTGGCTCATGAAGATCTACTTGGCCGGGTTCTTAAGCTGTTTCGCGAGAACGAAGACCCCACGCGCTTCACGTTGGAAATCGACTAG
- a CDS encoding HsdM family class I SAM-dependent methyltransferase, producing MNFIALESEQKLRGGYYTPDDLARFLTRWIAPSSGTRVLEPSCGDGAFFPTLEGSDATVTAFELSPEEAAKASARGLPNCTIHNRDFLGWALDAEPGQFDAVVGNPPFIRYQYLPAEFQANAERVFSRLGCKFTKHTNAWVPFILACMDLLRPGGRLAMVVPSEIVHVMHAQSLRTYLGQQCRRMVIVDPQEIWFEGTLQGAVLLMAEKKATPETHGEGLGILRVSGREFLQEDPEAVFNAPRAINGKTVQGKWTRALVPAATLAILDAVEADDRFCRFSDAATVDVGIVTGANKFFLVTDEVVKHNGLEKWAHPMFGRSDHCPGVIYDDAQHARNAATGKPTNFLWMPDTSVEKSAKGRAYIAAGEREDLNKRYKCRIRSPWYTVPSVYATEVGMLKRSHDTPRLILNRAGAYTTDTAYRIRALRGTADALVYGFYNSLTALSAELEGRHYGGGVLELVPSEIEKLLLPAPDAIVPEVEHLDRMVREDTVADTLEVQSEAVLGALTKAEQMDLLAAWATLRDRRHRIPA from the coding sequence TTGCGGTGACGGCGCGTTCTTCCCAACGCTTGAAGGGTCCGACGCAACGGTCACGGCCTTTGAGCTATCTCCCGAAGAAGCCGCAAAGGCATCGGCGCGTGGCCTACCGAATTGCACAATCCACAACCGCGACTTCCTCGGATGGGCACTCGATGCGGAACCCGGCCAATTCGATGCGGTTGTAGGCAACCCGCCTTTCATTCGGTACCAATATCTTCCGGCAGAATTCCAAGCCAATGCCGAACGGGTATTCTCGCGCCTCGGCTGCAAGTTCACAAAGCACACCAACGCATGGGTTCCGTTCATTCTGGCGTGTATGGACCTGCTGCGCCCCGGCGGGCGATTGGCGATGGTGGTCCCGTCTGAAATCGTCCACGTGATGCACGCGCAATCGCTGCGAACCTATCTTGGGCAGCAGTGCCGCCGGATGGTGATCGTGGACCCGCAGGAAATTTGGTTCGAAGGCACCCTACAAGGCGCGGTGCTGCTGATGGCCGAGAAGAAGGCCACACCTGAGACCCATGGCGAGGGTTTGGGCATTCTCCGTGTGTCCGGTCGCGAATTCCTGCAAGAAGACCCAGAGGCGGTGTTCAACGCCCCGAGAGCAATCAACGGGAAGACTGTTCAGGGTAAGTGGACCCGCGCTTTGGTCCCTGCTGCGACTCTTGCGATTCTTGATGCCGTGGAAGCCGATGATCGTTTTTGCCGCTTTTCAGACGCCGCAACTGTGGACGTGGGCATCGTCACCGGGGCGAACAAGTTTTTCCTCGTCACCGACGAAGTGGTCAAGCACAACGGATTGGAAAAGTGGGCGCACCCTATGTTTGGTCGCAGCGACCACTGCCCCGGTGTGATTTACGATGATGCTCAACACGCCCGGAATGCCGCCACAGGCAAGCCCACGAACTTCCTCTGGATGCCCGATACCTCGGTCGAAAAGAGCGCCAAGGGACGCGCCTACATTGCTGCGGGCGAGCGTGAAGACCTGAATAAGCGATACAAGTGTCGAATCCGCAGCCCGTGGTACACGGTGCCATCCGTCTACGCTACCGAAGTGGGAATGCTAAAGCGAAGTCACGATACGCCTCGGCTGATCCTCAATCGTGCGGGGGCATACACGACCGACACCGCCTATCGCATTCGAGCATTGCGCGGCACAGCCGATGCGCTGGTCTATGGATTCTACAACAGCTTGACCGCCCTCAGCGCAGAACTTGAAGGGCGGCACTATGGCGGGGGCGTTCTCGAACTCGTGCCTAGCGAGATCGAGAAGCTGTTGTTGCCTGCCCCGGACGCGATTGTCCCAGAGGTGGAACACCTCGACCGTATGGTCCGCGAAGACACGGTAGCTGATACGCTAGAGGTGCAATCAGAGGCGGTATTGGGCGCGCTGACCAAGGCAGAGCAAATGGACCTGCTAGCCGCTTGGGCCACACTACGCGACAGGCGACACCGGATTCCGGCCTAG
- a CDS encoding YegP family protein — protein MAETCIAGGDTWAIYKDAAANWRWRRTASNGRIVGASTEGYVNKSDCISNARRNGMTCTPR, from the coding sequence ATGGCTGAAACTTGCATCGCCGGAGGCGACACCTGGGCAATCTACAAAGACGCTGCGGCCAATTGGCGGTGGCGGCGGACCGCTTCGAACGGTCGGATCGTTGGCGCTTCCACGGAAGGCTACGTCAACAAATCGGATTGCATTTCGAACGCGCGGCGCAATGGGATGACATGCACCCCGCGCTAA
- a CDS encoding helix-turn-helix domain-containing protein, producing the protein MSEKFGEKLRKVRTAQKKTLEELATAIGSSKAYVWQLENKKNAKPSAELLLKIANFLGESPDFFLDDEAEERSENQVEDAFFRKFKKLSDEDKRYIDRIVSGLDGKNDD; encoded by the coding sequence ATGTCTGAGAAATTTGGCGAAAAGCTGCGGAAGGTTCGAACCGCCCAGAAAAAAACGCTTGAGGAACTGGCGACCGCAATCGGCAGCTCAAAGGCCTATGTCTGGCAGCTTGAGAACAAGAAGAATGCGAAGCCGTCCGCCGAGCTATTGCTGAAGATTGCGAACTTCCTTGGCGAGTCACCGGATTTCTTTCTCGATGACGAAGCCGAGGAGCGCTCGGAAAATCAGGTCGAGGATGCATTTTTTCGGAAATTCAAAAAGCTGTCCGACGAGGATAAGCGGTACATTGATAGGATAGTTTCGGGTCTTGATGGCAAAAACGACGACTGA